A single genomic interval of Daucus carota subsp. sativus chromosome 1, DH1 v3.0, whole genome shotgun sequence harbors:
- the LOC108204866 gene encoding auxin-responsive protein SAUR24-like, whose product MGIHLPHMFANLKQASKVHSRCKNLSYSVPKGYVAVYVGETQKKRYVVPVTVLNHASFQELLVRAEEEFGFDHPMGGLTIPCKEDVFVDLTSRIIIV is encoded by the coding sequence ATGGGAATTCACTTGCCTCACATGTTTGCCAATCTGAAGCAAGCAAGTAAAGTGCACTCGCGGTGTAAAAATCTGTCTTATAGCGTTCCAAAAGGTTATGTGGCCGTTTATGTGGGCGAAACTCAAAAGAAACGCTATGTAGTACCTGTAACTGTCCTGAATCATGCTTCTTTCCAAGAACTGCTGGTTCGTGCAGAGGAAGAGTTTGGCTTTGATCATCCTATGGGAGGTTTAACTATTCCTTGTAAAGAAGATGTCTTTGTTGATCTCACTTCTAGGATAATCATTGTTTGA